A portion of the Gossypium arboreum isolate Shixiya-1 chromosome 8, ASM2569848v2, whole genome shotgun sequence genome contains these proteins:
- the LOC128279443 gene encoding uncharacterized protein LOC128279443 produces the protein MMMMMMIYIYIYIEAYKELVAQSPSNASSNILHTTPQQHCWKVWRRVNKTCLDDDDDIYREYFQWNSLLTLPQTLPNLRILRAKPKRLMRERILVTILSPACIFLATLYVYEQAERLRDFILKSNPFEGYFWRVHQIKVSLRSYRLGDRQQLVTLSLSTVWYCYVLEYLMACIE, from the exons atgatgatgatgatgatgatatatatatatatatacattgaaGCTTACAAGGAATTGGTTGCTCAGTCTCCCTCAAACGCTTCCAGCAATATTCTACACACTACCCCCCAGCAGCACTGTTGGAAGGTTTGGAGGAGAGTGAACAAAACATgccttgatgatgatgatgatatatATCGCGAGTATTTCCAATGGAACTCATTGCTCACTCTCCCTCAAACGCTTCCAAATTTGCGTATCTTAAGGGCTAAACCGAAGCGCTTGATGAGAGAGCGGATACTGGTCACCATTCTTTCTCCAGCCTGCATATTTTTGGCAACCTTATATGTATATGAG CAAGCAGAAAGATTAAGGGATTTCATTTTGAAATCAAACCCGTTTGAAGGCTACTTTTGGCGAGTCCATCAAATCAAG gtctcattgcgaagctacaggctcggggatcgtcagcaactagtcacactatcactatccactgtttggtactgctatgttttggaatatcttatggcatgtatagaatag